One genomic segment of Candidatus Atribacteria bacterium ADurb.Bin276 includes these proteins:
- the glpK gene encoding Glycerol kinase — protein MAIDQGTTGTKVILVDHDGMVVSSAYREINQIYPEPGWVEHNPMEYWDTTLICAKEALNKAGIKPSQIAGIGITDQRETTIIWDKKTGEPVYNAIVWQCRRTASICEDLKAKGLEGKIRQKTGLTIDAYFSATKIKWIMENVPGAEEKMKSGELIMGNIDSWLMWKLSGGRMHVTDFSNASRTMLFNVQELNWDQELLDTMGIPREIFPEPKSSSGILAITDKSIFDGVEIPIAGVAGDQQAALFGQACFKPGMAKNTYGTALAMMMNIGEKFILSENGLTTDLAWGIDGEIEYSLEGLVFNGGGAVQWLRDGIKIIENAAQTEVMAQSIPNTGGVYLVPAFTGLCAPYWDMYARGLIIGITRGTTREHVVRATLESMAYQTRDVLEAMVTDLKKPLDSLRVDGGAVKNNFLMQFQADILGVPVIRPVVTEMAALGAAYLTGLGVGFWKNREEISAMWKMDRVFEPEMDVSQREELYHGWKKAVERSLHWAE, from the coding sequence ATGGCCATTGATCAGGGAACAACCGGAACTAAAGTTATTCTGGTTGATCATGATGGAATGGTTGTTTCAAGTGCCTATCGTGAAATAAATCAGATCTATCCAGAACCAGGTTGGGTTGAGCATAACCCTATGGAATATTGGGACACCACCCTTATTTGTGCTAAAGAAGCTTTGAATAAAGCAGGAATTAAACCGTCACAAATCGCTGGGATTGGTATTACTGATCAACGGGAAACAACGATAATTTGGGACAAAAAAACCGGAGAGCCAGTTTATAATGCCATTGTTTGGCAATGTCGCCGGACGGCTTCCATTTGTGAGGACCTTAAAGCAAAAGGTCTTGAAGGAAAAATTCGTCAGAAAACCGGTTTAACCATTGATGCTTATTTTTCCGCTACCAAAATAAAATGGATTATGGAAAATGTTCCCGGCGCAGAAGAAAAAATGAAAAGTGGAGAGCTGATAATGGGGAACATTGACTCCTGGTTAATGTGGAAACTCAGTGGCGGAAGAATGCATGTGACCGATTTTTCAAATGCTTCTCGTACCATGCTCTTTAATGTTCAAGAACTCAACTGGGATCAAGAATTATTAGATACCATGGGAATTCCTCGAGAGATTTTTCCTGAACCAAAATCGTCGAGTGGTATTTTGGCAATTACTGATAAGAGTATTTTTGATGGAGTTGAAATACCCATAGCTGGGGTTGCGGGAGATCAACAGGCAGCATTATTTGGGCAAGCTTGTTTTAAACCTGGGATGGCAAAAAATACATATGGAACGGCTTTAGCTATGATGATGAACATTGGTGAGAAGTTTATTTTATCAGAGAATGGACTAACAACCGATTTAGCATGGGGAATAGATGGGGAAATTGAATATTCTTTAGAAGGGTTAGTTTTTAATGGAGGAGGAGCGGTTCAATGGCTCCGGGATGGAATCAAAATCATTGAGAATGCGGCACAAACTGAAGTTATGGCTCAATCAATTCCAAATACCGGGGGGGTCTATCTCGTTCCAGCTTTTACCGGACTTTGTGCTCCCTATTGGGATATGTATGCTCGGGGTCTTATTATTGGGATAACCCGAGGAACGACGCGTGAACATGTAGTCCGAGCTACCTTAGAATCCATGGCTTATCAAACTCGGGATGTATTAGAAGCTATGGTCACAGATTTAAAAAAACCCTTAGATTCCTTACGGGTTGATGGGGGCGCCGTAAAAAATAATTTCCTAATGCAATTCCAAGCAGATATTTTAGGAGTTCCAGTAATAAGACCAGTCGTCACCGAAATGGCAGCTTTAGGAGCAGCTTATCTTACTGGTCTTGGAGTTGGTTTTTGGAAAAATCGGGAAGAAATATCTGCTATGTGGAAGATGGATAGAGTTTTTGAGCCAGAAATGGATGTAAGTCAGAGAGAAGAACTTTATCACGGTTGGAAAAAAGCAGTAGAGCGATCTCTGCATTGGGCTGAATAG